In Pseudomonas sp. p1(2021b), the genomic window CACGTGGCTCGCTGCCGAATGGGCGCACCCTTCGGATAACCTCGGCGGCATCCTCGCGGTCGCCGATCACCTTTCCCAGAAGCGCGTGGCCGACGGCGAGCCGCCCCTGACCATGCGTACCGTGCTCGAGGCTATGGTCATGGCCCACGAGATCCAGGGTGTGCTGGCGCTGGAGAACGCCTTCAACCGAGTCGGCCTCGACCATGTGGTGCTGGTCAAGGTCGCTTCCACCGCAGTGTGCGCACGGCTCATGGGGGCCAATCGCGAACAGATGCTCTCGGCCTTGTCCCATGCCTTCGTCGATGGCCAGGCGCTGCGCACCTACCGTCATGCGCCCAATGCCGGCTCGCGCAAGTCTTGGGCAGCCGGTGATGCTTCCAGCCGCGGCGTGCGCCTGGCCGATATTGCCATGCGTGGCGAGATGGGCGTGCCTGGCGTGCTGACGGCGCCGCAATGGGGCTTCTACGATGTGTCCTTCAGCCACACCAATAAAGACCTGGCGCTCAAGCCCGCCGAGCAGCGGATATTGCACCTGCCACAGCCGTTCGGCAGCTATGTGATGGAGAACGTGCTGTTCAAGATCAGCTTCCCGGCGGAATTCCACGCCCAGACGGCCTGCGAGGCCGCGGTGGCCTTGCACCCCCAGGTGCGCAATCGCCTGCATGAAGTCGACCGCATCGTCATCAATACCAACGAATCGGCGATACGCATCATTTCCAAGGTCGGCCCGTTGGCCAACGCGGCCGACCGCGATCATTGCCTGCAGTACATGGTTGCCGTGCCGCTGATCTTCGGTGACCTGGTGGCCGAGTACTACGAAGATGCCTTCCACGCGGTGCACCCGAGCATCGACCGGTTGCGCGAGAAGATGGAAGTCGTCGAGGAGCCGCGGTTCAGCCGCGAGTACCTGGAGGCGGACAAGCGTTCCATTGCCAATGGCCTGCAGGTGTTCTTCAAGGACGGCACCCATACCGAGCAGGTGGTGGTGGAGTACCCGATCGGGCATCGGCGTCGGCGCGGGGAGGGGATACCGTTGCTGGAGGCCAAGTTCCGGGAAAACCTGGCGACGCGGTTTGCCCGTCAGCGTTGCGATGAAATCTTTGCCTTGTGCAAGGATCAGGCGCGGTTGGAAGGGACGGCGGTGCAGCGGTTCGTCGATCTATTCGTCATTTGAGGGCGGCCATGCTGGCCCAATCGCGGGACAAGCCCCCACAGGTGCGGCGTCGCTCCCAGGTAGGTACTGACCTGTGCGGGTTTGTCCCGCGATTGGCCCGGCATGGCCCACAAAAAAGCCCCGGCATCGCTGCCGGGGCTTTCGTTTACAGCGTACTGCTCAGCTTACGCCTGGACCACTGGGATCTTGGCGTTGGCTGCCGCTTCGCGGAACTCGGCGATCTGGTCGAAGCTCAGGTAGCGGTAGACGTCGGCAGCCATGCTGTCGATGTCCTTGGCGTACTGCAGGTACTCTTCGACGGTCGGCAGTTTGCCGAGGATCGAGGCAACCGCGGCCAGCTCGGCCGAAGCCAGGTAGACATTGGTAGCGTCGCCCAGGCGGTTCGGGAAGTTACGGGTCGAGGTGGAGACCACGGTCGAACCGGTCTGCACACGTGCCTGGTTACCCATGCACAGCGAGCAGCCTGGCATTTCCATGCGCGCACCGGCCTTGCCGTAGATGCCGTAGTAGCCTTCCTCGGTCAGCTGGTGGGCATCCATCTTGGTTGGCGGGGCCAGCCACAGACGGGTCGGGATACCGCCCTTGACCTTGTCCAGCAGCTTGCCGGCAGCGCGGAAGTGGCCGATGTTGGTCATGCACGAACCGATGAACACTTCGTCGATCTTGTCGCCGGCAACGGTGGACAGCAGGCGGGCGTCGTCCGGGTCGTTCGGCGCGCAGAGCACAGGCTCCTTGACGTCGGCCAGGTCGATCTCGATGACCGCGGCGTACTCGGCATCGGCGTCGGCGGACAGCAGCTGCGGCTTGGCCAGCCAGGCTTCCATCGCCTGGGCGCGGCGCTCCAGGGTGCGGGCGTCACCGTAGCCTTCGCTGATCATCCAGCGCAGCAGGGTGATGTTGGACTTCAGGTACTCGGCGATCGACTCTTCCGGCAGCTTGATGGTGCAACCGGCAGCGGAACGCTCGGCCGAGGCGTCGGACAGCTCGAAGGCTTGTTCGACGGTCAGCTCGTTGAGGCCTTCGATCTCCAGGATGCGGCCGGAGAAGATGTTCTTCTTGCCCTTCTTCTCGACAGTCAGCAGGCCCTGCTGGATGGCGTAGTAAGGGATGGCGTGGACCAGGTCACGCAGGGTGATGCCAGGCTGCAGCTTGCCCTTGAAGCGAACCAGGACCGACTCCGGCATGTCCAGCGGCATGACGCCGGTGGCGGCGGCGAAGGCCACCAGGCCGGAACCGGCCGGGAAGGAAATGCCGATCGGGAAGCGGGTGTGCGAGTCGCCGCCGGTGCCGACGGTGTCAGGCAGCAGCATGCGGTTCAGCCAGCTGTGGATGATGCCGTCGCCTGGACGCAGGGACACGCCGCCACGGGTGCGGATGAAATCCGGCAGGGTGTGGTGGGTGGTGACATCGATCGGCTTCGGATAGGCCGCGGTGTGGCAGAACGACTGCATGACCAGGTCGGCGGAGAAGCCCAGGCACGCCAGGTCCTTCAGCTCGTCGCGGGTCATCGGGCCGGTGGTGTCCTGGGATCCGACGGTGGTCATCTTCGGCTCGCAGTAGGCACCCGGGCGCACGCCCTGGCCTTCCGGCAGACCGCAGGCGCGGCCGACCATCTTCTGGGCCAGGGTGAAGCCCTTGCCGGTGTCGGCAGGCTGCTCTGGCTTCTTGAACAGGTCGGAAGCACCCAGGCCCAGTTCGGCACGGGCCTTCTCGGTCAGGCCGCGGCCGACGATCAGCGGGATACGGCCGCCAGCGCGGACTTCGTCGAGCAGGACTTCGGTCTTCAGTTCGAAGGTGGTGACCAGCTCGTCGCTACCATGACGACGGACTTCGCCCTTGAACGGATAGACGTCGATGACGTCACCCATGGCCAGGTTGGTGCAGTCGAATTCGATCGGCAGGGCGCCGGCGTCTTCCATGGTGTTGTAGAAGATCGGGGCGATCTTGGTGCCGAAGCAGAAGCCACCGGCGCGCTTGTTCGGCACGTACGGGATATCGTCGCCGAAGAACCACAGCACCGAGTTGGTGGCCGATTTACGCGAGGAGCCGGTGCCGACCACGTCGCCGACGTAGGCGACCGGGAAGCCTTTGGCCTTGACCGCTTCGATCTGGGCCAGTGGGCCGACCGAGCCTGGCTGCTGGGGTTCGATGCCGTCGCGGGCCATCTTCAGCATGGCCAGGGCGTGCAGCGGGATGTCAGGGCGCGACCAGGCGTCCGGGGCAGGGGACAGGTCGTCGGTGTTGGTTTCGCCAGGCACCTTGAACACGGTCAGGGTGTACTTGTCGGCGATGGCTGGGCGGGCGGTGAACCACTCGCCGGCAGCCCAGGATTCCAGGACGGCCTTGGCATTGGCGTTGCCGGCCTTGGCTTTCTCGGCCACGTCGTGGAAGGCATCGAACATCAGCAGGGTGTGCTTGAGCTGTTCGGCCGCGACGGCGCCCAGTTCGGCGTCATCCAGCAGCGCAACCAGCGTTTCGATGTTGTAGCCGCCCTGCATGGTACCCAGCAGTTCGGTGGCGTGCTTGCGGTCGATCAGCGGCGACTTGGCTTCGCCCTTGGCGACAGCGGAG contains:
- the prpD gene encoding 2-methylcitrate dehydratase; the encoded protein is MSANVDLNDRPDYDRVLQTIADYVLDYRVESVEALDTARNCLMDTLGCGLLALRFPECTKHLGPLVEGTVVPHGARVPGTSYRLDPVKAAWDIGCTVRWLDYNDTWLAAEWAHPSDNLGGILAVADHLSQKRVADGEPPLTMRTVLEAMVMAHEIQGVLALENAFNRVGLDHVVLVKVASTAVCARLMGANREQMLSALSHAFVDGQALRTYRHAPNAGSRKSWAAGDASSRGVRLADIAMRGEMGVPGVLTAPQWGFYDVSFSHTNKDLALKPAEQRILHLPQPFGSYVMENVLFKISFPAEFHAQTACEAAVALHPQVRNRLHEVDRIVINTNESAIRIISKVGPLANAADRDHCLQYMVAVPLIFGDLVAEYYEDAFHAVHPSIDRLREKMEVVEEPRFSREYLEADKRSIANGLQVFFKDGTHTEQVVVEYPIGHRRRRGEGIPLLEAKFRENLATRFARQRCDEIFALCKDQARLEGTAVQRFVDLFVI
- the acnB gene encoding bifunctional aconitate hydratase 2/2-methylisocitrate dehydratase, which gives rise to MLEAYRKHIEERAALGIVPQPLNAEQTAGLVELLKNPPAGEEAFLVDLITHRVPPGVDEAAYVKAAFLSAVAKGEAKSPLIDRKHATELLGTMQGGYNIETLVALLDDAELGAVAAEQLKHTLLMFDAFHDVAEKAKAGNANAKAVLESWAAGEWFTARPAIADKYTLTVFKVPGETNTDDLSPAPDAWSRPDIPLHALAMLKMARDGIEPQQPGSVGPLAQIEAVKAKGFPVAYVGDVVGTGSSRKSATNSVLWFFGDDIPYVPNKRAGGFCFGTKIAPIFYNTMEDAGALPIEFDCTNLAMGDVIDVYPFKGEVRRHGSDELVTTFELKTEVLLDEVRAGGRIPLIVGRGLTEKARAELGLGASDLFKKPEQPADTGKGFTLAQKMVGRACGLPEGQGVRPGAYCEPKMTTVGSQDTTGPMTRDELKDLACLGFSADLVMQSFCHTAAYPKPIDVTTHHTLPDFIRTRGGVSLRPGDGIIHSWLNRMLLPDTVGTGGDSHTRFPIGISFPAGSGLVAFAAATGVMPLDMPESVLVRFKGKLQPGITLRDLVHAIPYYAIQQGLLTVEKKGKKNIFSGRILEIEGLNELTVEQAFELSDASAERSAAGCTIKLPEESIAEYLKSNITLLRWMISEGYGDARTLERRAQAMEAWLAKPQLLSADADAEYAAVIEIDLADVKEPVLCAPNDPDDARLLSTVAGDKIDEVFIGSCMTNIGHFRAAGKLLDKVKGGIPTRLWLAPPTKMDAHQLTEEGYYGIYGKAGARMEMPGCSLCMGNQARVQTGSTVVSTSTRNFPNRLGDATNVYLASAELAAVASILGKLPTVEEYLQYAKDIDSMAADVYRYLSFDQIAEFREAAANAKIPVVQA